The nucleotide window TGAAAATGGAAGGGGAGAGAAGAGTTGAGGCGATTAGGATGTCTCAAGAGGCAGCTCTTGCCATTGCAGAAAGGGAGAAGGCAAGGGCCACGGCAGCCTGGGAGATGGCGGAGGATGCGAAGAAGAGGGCTGAACTGGAAGCACAGAGAAGAAGGGATGCAGAGTTGAAGGCGGCGaaagaggcagaggagaaggagatggcacTAACTGCTTTGGCTCACACCGATATGCGATGCAGGAGATACACCATGGAGGAGATTGAAGCAGCTACAGAGAAGTTCAACCCTTCAAGAAAAATTGGAGAAGGTGGATATGGTTCTGTCTATAAAGGTGATCTTGAAAATACCCCTGTTGCAATTAAGGTCTTAAATCCTGAAGCTGCTCAAGGAAGGAAACAGTTCCAACAAGAGGTAATGGATTTATTTCAATAATCTTAGTgatctattctttttttttgttttctatagtttgtaacatgttttgttTATGCTGTGAAAATTGAAAAGGTTGAGGTACTAAGCTGCATTAGACATCCTAATATGGTTCTGCTCCTTGGTGCTTGTCCTGAATCTGGTTGCTTGGTGTATGAATACATGGACAATGGTACCTTAGAAGATAGATTGTTCCGGAAAGATAATTCACCACCTATGCCATGGAGGCTGCGGTTTAATATAGCTGCTGACATTGCAACTGCTCTCCTTTTCTTACACCAGGCGAAGCCAGAGCCGATTGTTCATCGTGATCTCAAACCAGCTAACATTCTTTTGGACAGGAATTATGTCACCAAAATCGCAGACATCGGTCTGGCAAGATTGGTTCCTCAATCTGTAGTGGACAATGTCACACAATATTACATGACCTCGGCTGCTGGAACATTCTGTTACATTGATCCTGAGTACCAACAAACTGGAATTTTGACCCCAAAATCAGATGTATATTCTTTGGGAGTAGTACTATTGCAAATAATCACAGCCAAACCTGCTATGGGACTTTCTCACCATGTTAGGAGGGCAATTTCAAAGGAAAAATTTGAAGATATGCTTGATCCTATGGTGTTTGATTGGCCAGTTGAGAAGGCTCTAGAATTTGCCAACTTAGCATTGGCCTGTTGTGAGCTCAGAAAGAAGGACAGGCCGAATCTCGCAACCGTTGTGTTGCCGGAACTTAATCGGTTAAGAGAATTTGGAAGATAGGAGCTAGGTTAGTACATTATGATCTAAATTccttttagaaaagaaaagaatacatgCAGATATTTGTGTATTTGTATCTGTTAGGACTTAGGAGCTAGACATTGTGTTTGTATCATaagcttatttttttttataatgaactTAAATCTCATATTCTTGCAGCACAGTGATGGTTTGCTTAGCTTCACATTTATACTTTGGTGTATATTACACTCAAGTGAAAAAGGAGGCACAGAATTTCCACTTGCAAAGAAAAGCATAATTAAATAAGCATAAAGTGCATAATACCATGAGGAAAGACTTCACAAACACAAAGATGAATTATATGTTTGGAGATAGAtatgagaaaagaaaaggggAATTGCTAAAGAAGTGTtcctttggattttcttctcaagaaattgcaaaaGGTGCAAAATTTACAATGTCTGAACTCCATTGATATAATGAAAGT belongs to Arachis duranensis cultivar V14167 chromosome 8, aradu.V14167.gnm2.J7QH, whole genome shotgun sequence and includes:
- the LOC107461003 gene encoding U-box domain-containing protein 52-like, with protein sequence MSSTFYDGKTPLAPNTTLVAVDKDKNSSYAFRWAVNHLDNPLVLAVHVKHKDNICSRRYPLDLVTVYEPDEDDVANVFGNLRGLCNRKAVQVKEAVIHESDVVRGIVEFASKNFIHTIVVGAPANKGALSRFIYLGHQTDVPTALLKSAPNFSSVYVISKWKIVSVRSATRAIQHALAPPRTPPRLWQSPPSTPTPSRQPQSKSQPVMHHYPHSEPDMGGTRGISFRDKPMSAGNSPLMGNIFEDTPPHLRHFSMDDCREISMDHNQTTNFSFSSEFSSTSISSSTRDIDAEIRRLKQELQQTIDLYSTACKQAISAKKEAEMMRHLKMEGERRVEAIRMSQEAALAIAEREKARATAAWEMAEDAKKRAELEAQRRRDAELKAAKEAEEKEMALTALAHTDMRCRRYTMEEIEAATEKFNPSRKIGEGGYGSVYKGDLENTPVAIKVLNPEAAQGRKQFQQEVEVLSCIRHPNMVLLLGACPESGCLVYEYMDNGTLEDRLFRKDNSPPMPWRLRFNIAADIATALLFLHQAKPEPIVHRDLKPANILLDRNYVTKIADIGLARLVPQSVVDNVTQYYMTSAAGTFCYIDPEYQQTGILTPKSDVYSLGVVLLQIITAKPAMGLSHHVRRAISKEKFEDMLDPMVFDWPVEKALEFANLALACCELRKKDRPNLATVVLPELNRLREFGR